CTTGTCGAAAGAACATTCGCATGGCTTGAAAACTTCAGAAGACTCAGTAAGGATTTTGAATATCTCTTGGAAACAAGTCAAGCGATGATTTACCTTGCTTCCATAAAATTATTATTGAATAAATTTTAAACAGTCTCTAAAGTGTTCATGAAATATTTTTCAATTTTCCATTGGAAATATCCAAAATCTTTTTCAATTTCTCTGAGTTTTTTATTTCTTGTATTGTTTTTAGTTTCAATGGTGGTGTTGGGTAATCCGCCAACTGCAATTGAAACCAGCGCGTGGTATGCCATTGATTTAATTTGAACCCGATGTTTTTGTAAAGGCCGATCGCTGTGAAGCCAAGCGAAGTGTGCAGCTTTTCACTTTTTTCATTGGGCAGTGCGATCCCCGCAAATGCATTTACAAATCCCTGCAAACGTAAAACATCAAAAAGAGTTTCGTACAGAATTTTTCCTATTCCTTTTCCCTGCGCTTCTGCTGCTAAATAAATAGTCACTTCCGGCGACCAATGGTAAGCAGCTTTCGGGCGGAATTTACTGGCATAAGCATAACCGGTTATTTTTTCATTCTTAGTGCAAACGAGCCAGGGATAATCGGCAGCGTTCATTTTGATTCTTTCGGAAAATTCCCTGACAGAAGGAACTTCGTACTCGAAAGTTATTCCTGTGTTGATTACATAGGGTTTGTAAACTTCCAGTGCAGAAGCTGTGTCTGATAATTCTATTGGGCGGATGGAGTACATGATTTTTATAATGATGGCTCGGTTCCTGCGGGAAAGAAAGACGGAGTACTGTTGCGTCAGCTTTTAAATCCCATACAAACTTCCATATTTTTCTTTTGCATAATTCATGAAGTATGAAAAATTAAGCGGTTCGCCCGTGACGCGCGTGCATAACTCGCCGGCGCGATACCGTTTTCCGTACTGGTGAATATTTTCCCTCAACCATTTCAGTAGCGAAGAAAAATTTCCGGATTCGATTTCTTTTTCAAGCGAAGGAATATTTTTTTTCGCATGTGCAAAAAACTGTGCGGCATAAAAACTTCCGAGCGAATAGGTGGGGAAATAGCCGAAACTTCCATGCGACCAATGCACATCCTGCAAACATCCGTGCGCATCATCAGGCACATCGATGCCGAGATAATCTTTGTAGCGTGCATTCCAGTAAGCGGGAATTTCTTCGGGCTGCAGTTTATTTTCAAAAAGCGCTTTCTCCACTTCGAAGCGTATCATCACATGAAAATGGTACGTGAGTTCGTCGGCGTTAATGCGGATGAGCGATGGCTGAACGACATTGATCGCAGCGAAGATGTCTTCCGCTTTAGAATTTTTCAATTGTTCCGGAAAATGGTTTTTCATTTCCGGGAATTGCCCTTTCCAGAAAATCAAACTTCTTCCCACATTATTTTCCCACAAGCGCGATTGCGATTCGTGAATGCCGAGTGAAACTGCTTCTGCAGAAGGCAAACCGTATTCGGAAGTTGGCAATCCCTGCTCGTAAAGTGCATGGCCGCCTTCGTGAATGGTTCCTGTTATGCAATCGGCAATATTATTTTCATCTACGCGCGTGGTCACGCGCACGTCGAGCGAACCGAAGCTGGTGGTGAACGGATGAACAGAAAGATCCTGGCGCCCGGTATTGAAATCAAATCCCATTTGTTTCAGCAGGTGAATACTGAAATCCCATTGCTGATCTTTCGGAAAATGCCTGTGAAGAATTTCATTACTGTGTATTTTTTTTTCCGTGATCTTTTTTACAAACGGAACTAATTCTTTCCGTACATCTTCAAAAAGTTTTTCTACGTCTTTCGTGGTGAGGCCCGGTTCATGATTATCGAGCAAGGCATCGTACGGATGTTCTTTGTAGCCGAGCAATTCGCATTCTTTTCTTTTCAATGCAATGAGTTTTTTCAGTTGCGGTGCAAAGACTGAAAAATCGCTTTTTGATTTTGCGATCTGCCACGCCGAAAAACTTTCTGAAACAGTACGGCTCATTTCTTCCACGAATTCGCGCGTATATTTTTTTGCTTTCCGGTAATCTTTCAGTGTTTGTTTTACATTGGCGCTTTGTGTTTCATCGAGGCCATTCCCGGCGTTGAGCCCTTCCAGCAATTTTCCGAGTTCTTCACTCGTCACCATCTCGTGCACGATGCCCGCGAGTGTGGACAGTTGCTGCGCGCGTGTGGCTGCGCTTCCTTCGGGCATGTAGGTTTCCTGGTCCCAGCCAAGAACGGCGGTAGTGTAACCGAGATCTGCTATTCTTCGCAGCGAATTTTTATAAGTGTTGTAATCAGTCATCGGAGTTAAAATTTGAAGATTTGCTATTCGAAGATTTGCAGATTGGGAAAATAAATTCAGGCATTGGAATTAATTTCTTTGCAGCGTGCGATTGCAATAGCGAGTAAGGCCCAGCCGGAGATGAAACAAATTCCACCAATGGGCGTGACGGGGCCGAGCCATTCCCAGCTTTTCATTCCGATCACGTTGCGCATGCTGAGTAAATAAAGTGATCCGCTGAAAAATATTATTCCAATGATGAACAATCCTCCGGCTGCTGAAACTAATTTTCCGAATGAAAATTGTTTCTGAAGAATTCCCGTGAGCACGAGCGCGAGTGCGTGATACATCTGGTAACGTGCGGCGGTCTGAAAATTTTCCAGCATCTGCGCATCCATTTCTCCGGTGGAAATATATTTTTTCAATCCGTGTGCTGCAAATGCCCCGAGGCACACGGAAAGCGCGGCGAAAATGGTTCCGGCGAGGATAATTTTTTTTGACATCATGCAAATATAGGGAGGAGTTGTGAGGGAGTAGAACAGAGATGCCCTAAAGTAAAAACGGCAACAAAGTTCAAAGGGAGGCACAGCAGAAAATTTAAAGTGATGAAGTGATGACGCATAGCCCGGCTACCGCCACTTCCCGAACACGTTCGGGATTGGCGGTAGCCGGAGCAGAGAAAATAAGAAGAGCAACCGGTGCGCTCCAAAAAATAATGATTGTTGGAAAAACTTTGTGTTCATACTAAGACGATCTCTTGGATTCCTTTCAACTGCCGCTTTTCTCTTCTGAAATATTTGTTTCGCCACCGAAAGTATTTCCATTTCACATCGTCTTATTCTTAAACAGTAGATTTGAGGGTTGGAAGAATCAGAATTACTTCGTCATCTGCGGGAGGGAAAGCAGGAATATTATTCTACGCTTTTCCGATTGCACGGCAGGCAGGTTTACAATACATGCCTGGGTTTGCTGCAGCATGAAACGGATGCGGAGGATGTGGCGCAGGAAGTGTTCATTGAAGTATTCCGTTCGGTAAAAAAGTTCAGGGGCGATTCGAAAATTTCGACCTGGCTTTACCGGATCGCGATGAATAAATGTCTCGATCATATCCGTTCAAAGAAACGCGGGAAGCGTTCGGGAAATGTGATCAGTATAGACGGGGAAATGAATGTGCAGATTCCTGTTTCAAATTCATTTGTTCATCCCGGAATTGCGCTGGAAAACAAAGAGCGGGCAAAAATTCTTTTCGGCGCGATCTCTGTTCTTCCCGAAAATCAGCGTGTAGCTTTTACGCTGAACAAAGTGGATGGATTGAGTTACCAGGAGATCTGTGAAGTGATGAAAATGAAATTACCTGCTGTGGAATCGCTGATCCATCGCGCAAAACAGAACCTGAAAAGATCGCTGGAAGAATATTATAAAAGTTAGTCAATTGTTTGTCTTCAACCGGCGCTAAGACGTACAGCGAACAAAAAAAATAAAAAAATGAAAACGGACCACGAAAAAGAAGCAAGGATGACGATGGAGTCGCTGGAGAATATTTTTCCTGCGGAAGTTCCTTTACATCTTGAGAAAAAATTTCTCGAGAAACTGGAACTGGAAAAACGTTCATCGGGAAGAGCTATGAAATTTTTCTGGGCGGCGGCGGTTATTCTTTTTGCAGTGAATGCGTTCGCTGCTTTCAATTACCTGGATTCTCCGGGCGAAGTTCCGAAAAGCAATACTTCGAATTCCTCAACTGATAAAACGATGAATGCAAAATTGCTCGGAAAATATTATTTCGATAACACTTCATCGTGGTACCAATAGAATTCAAGATTCAAGATTGTAAATTGCCTGCCTGCGGCGTGCAGGTAAAACATACAACCCAATGGATATTTTAGAAAATAAAAAATTCACCGGTGC
The genomic region above belongs to Bacteroidota bacterium and contains:
- a CDS encoding transposase, translating into LVERTFAWLENFRRLSKDFEYLLETSQAMIYLASIKLLLNKF
- a CDS encoding N-acetyltransferase; this translates as MYSIRPIELSDTASALEVYKPYVINTGITFEYEVPSVREFSERIKMNAADYPWLVCTKNEKITGYAYASKFRPKAAYHWSPEVTIYLAAEAQGKGIGKILYETLFDVLRLQGFVNAFAGIALPNEKSEKLHTSLGFTAIGLYKNIGFKLNQWHTTRWFQLQLADYPTPPLKLKTIQEIKNSEKLKKILDISNGKLKNIS
- a CDS encoding carboxypeptidase M32, whose product is MTDYNTYKNSLRRIADLGYTTAVLGWDQETYMPEGSAATRAQQLSTLAGIVHEMVTSEELGKLLEGLNAGNGLDETQSANVKQTLKDYRKAKKYTREFVEEMSRTVSESFSAWQIAKSKSDFSVFAPQLKKLIALKRKECELLGYKEHPYDALLDNHEPGLTTKDVEKLFEDVRKELVPFVKKITEKKIHSNEILHRHFPKDQQWDFSIHLLKQMGFDFNTGRQDLSVHPFTTSFGSLDVRVTTRVDENNIADCITGTIHEGGHALYEQGLPTSEYGLPSAEAVSLGIHESQSRLWENNVGRSLIFWKGQFPEMKNHFPEQLKNSKAEDIFAAINVVQPSLIRINADELTYHFHVMIRFEVEKALFENKLQPEEIPAYWNARYKDYLGIDVPDDAHGCLQDVHWSHGSFGYFPTYSLGSFYAAQFFAHAKKNIPSLEKEIESGNFSSLLKWLRENIHQYGKRYRAGELCTRVTGEPLNFSYFMNYAKEKYGSLYGI
- a CDS encoding DUF423 domain-containing protein, giving the protein MSKKIILAGTIFAALSVCLGAFAAHGLKKYISTGEMDAQMLENFQTAARYQMYHALALVLTGILQKQFSFGKLVSAAGGLFIIGIIFFSGSLYLLSMRNVIGMKSWEWLGPVTPIGGICFISGWALLAIAIARCKEINSNA
- a CDS encoding RNA polymerase sigma factor, whose translation is MEESELLRHLREGKQEYYSTLFRLHGRQVYNTCLGLLQHETDAEDVAQEVFIEVFRSVKKFRGDSKISTWLYRIAMNKCLDHIRSKKRGKRSGNVISIDGEMNVQIPVSNSFVHPGIALENKERAKILFGAISVLPENQRVAFTLNKVDGLSYQEICEVMKMKLPAVESLIHRAKQNLKRSLEEYYKS